One Periophthalmus magnuspinnatus isolate fPerMag1 chromosome 8, fPerMag1.2.pri, whole genome shotgun sequence genomic window carries:
- the tex2 gene encoding testis-expressed protein 2, with the protein MSAQGSSSKGSGQHVDTPPSRHNPGPKLQVQRSHSRDTITIHFSALGKEEDEEELYLPKTSGHETREELLYEPLAEEASSSSSAAMTITSPHQNPVVTNTSSSWPSERPLAGPSTSSYTSSPCKSTPLSSSKPFLSLVRSLSNDVESREPPSVPTTVAPTHVRHRHLMKSFVKSLSTEASKDPESTHPYQHALPSRPPPRNMQLFKQFSQPRLSTSPVVVTQAGGDSKTAPSSPIRSPDGRSFFKVQEVEAKIEDTKRRLSEVMSDPMQLFSKIIGDESGGMGGGYGGSGGHRGKSLSSSASELSGVGAVNGHSDANSSYSIKEESAEAEEEDEEETPIGKPPDSVFFSFPSLPTIPLSKSPSLTLGRCSMSALVARQEDEDFCELYSEDFDICTDTETPDGSQPICRHPQTVSTGLSEWDLDEDDTYEVEAIPVTALILLTQLVYWYLILPLPPYMYSVIHGVMAGFMLALLVLWLSAPRISSSGMRRCRRRVDNWNVAQLDIKEPGIFKGWMNEIANYDPEMYHATLTHSVYVRLEGSVLRLSKPNRNISRRATHNEPKPDVTYISQKIYDLTNSKIYLMPQSLARKRVWNKKYPICIELAKQDDFLSKAQGEKVEPVEDRTTGLSEKVEKVDKCEKPEAEELKRPASGGGDLTIYLFGRTGREKEEWFRRFLLASRLKLEPRLPAISKSAFLPAHSRSSSPQTSVCLEAESRSSSRGSLEEVSQVQGRSKDPPPTTTLPCPITGAKQKMLLDYNVYMAKYVTAQAPPRSPTGKDSSGNSPESSPKATQKEQRSSEGPAEPEAWVNAFLGRIFWDFLGEKYWADVVSKKIQMKLSKIRLPYVMNELTLTELDMGCSIPKILHASKPSVDHQGLWFDLEITYAGSFLMTLETKMNLARLGKEGEGLGEQGKEWSRPRTYCLADSDEESSSAGSSDEEEPPELLSDKTILPGGEGYVGGHRPSKIMRFVDKIAKSKYFQKATETEFIKKKMEEVSNTPLLLTVEVQECKGTLAVNIPPPPTDRIWYGFRTPPHLELKARPKLGEREVTLGHVTDWIEKKLNQEFQKIFVMPNMDDVWLPLMHSAMDTRSNVNLVTVTNEALKDPELSESEVSELET; encoded by the exons ATGAGCGCTCAGGGCAGCAGCAGTAAGGGGAGTGGCCAACATGTGGACACTCCGCCCTCGCGTCACAACCCTGGTCCCAAACTGCAGGTCCAACGCTCTCACTCCCGGGACACCATCACTATCCACTTCTCTGCGCtggggaaggaggaggatgaggaagagcTTTACCTTCCAAAAACATCAGGGCACGAGACCAGGGAGGAGCTATTGTATGAACCATTAGCAGAAGAAGCATCGTCATCATCTTCAGCAGCCATGACGATTACTTCACCTCATCAAAACCCTGTAGTCACTAACACCAGCTCGTCTTGGCCTTCTGAAAGACCCCTGGCCGGCCCATCCACCAGCTCTTACACATCTTCTCCGTGTAAATCTACTCCACTGTCCTCTTCTAAACCTTTCTTGAGCTTGGTCCGGTCTTTGTCCAATGACGTAGAGTCTCGAGAACCACCATCTGTGCCCACGACAGTCGCGCCAACCCACGTCCGCCATCGCCACTTAATGAAGTCCTTTGTCAAATCTCTGAGCACTGAAGCTTCAAAGGATCCAGAAAGCACACATCCTTACCAACATGCCCTGCCTTCACGACCACCACCCCGCAACATGCAGCTTTTCAAACAGTTCTCCCAGCCACGCCTGTCCACCTCACCGGTCGTTGTTACCCAAGCGGGGGGCGACTCCAAAACAGCACCCTCCTCTCCCATCAGGTCACCGGACGGCAGGTCATTTTTCAAGGTGCAAGAGGTGGAAGCCAAAATCGAAGACACCAAACGGAGGCTATCAGAGGTGATGTCGGACCCCATGCAGCTTTTCAGTAAGATCATAGGGGATGAGAGTGGCGGGATGGGTGGGGGTTATGGGGGATCCGGGGGTCATCGGGGTAAATCCCTTTCGTCCAGCGCGTCTGAACTCAGCGGGGTGGGAGCGGTGAACGGTCACTCGGATGCAAACAGCAGCTACAGTATCAAAGAAGAGAGCGCCGAAgctgaagaggaggatgaagaagaaaCCCCCATTGGAAAACCACCCGATTCCGTATTTTTTTCATTCCCGTCGTTACCCACAATTCCGTTGTCCAAATCACCCTCTCTGACTCTTGGCCGCTGCTCAATGTCAGCGCTAGTGGCTCGACAGGAAGATGAAGATTTTTGTGAGCTGTACAGTGAGGACTTTGACATTTGTACAGATACAGAAACGCCTGATGGGAGTCAACCCATTTGCAGGCACCCCCAAACTGTTAGTACAGGACTTTCTGAATGGGACTTAGACGAAGATGATACGTACGAAGTAGAAGCTATTCCAGTCACGGCTCTCATTTTGTTAACGCAATTAGTATACTGGTATTTGATCCTGCCTTTGCCTCCATACATGTACTCAGTGATACATGGGGTGATGGCAGGGTTTATGCTGGCCCTGCTGGTGTTGTGGCTGTCCGCTCCTCGGATCTCCTCCTCTGGGATGAGGAGATGCAGAAGGAGGGTAGATAACTGGAATGTGGCTCAACTGGACATAAAGGAACCTGGAATATTCAAG GGCTGGATGAATGAGATTGCTAACTATGATCCTGAGATGTACCACGCCACCCTCACCCACTCTGTGTATGTGCGTCTGGAGGGCTCCGTGCTGCGCCTGTCCAAACCCAACCGCAACATTTCCCGACGCGCCACCCACAACGAGCCCAAACCGGACGTCACCTATATTAGCCAGAAGATCTATGACCTCACCAACAGCAAG ATCTACCTAATGCCCCAGAGCTTAGCAAGGAAGAGAGTATGGAATAAAAAATATCCCATTTGCATTGAGCTGGCCAAACAAGACGATTTCCTGTCCAAAGCTCAGGGGGAGAAGGTGGAGCCTGTGGAGGACAGGACCACAGGCCTCAGTGAGAAGGTAGAGAAGGTGGACAAATGTGAGAAACCCGAAGCAGAGGAGCTCAAACGACCAGCTTCAGGAGGAGGGGATCTAACCATCTACCTGTTTGGGAGGACCGGGCGGGAAAAGGAGGAATGGTTTCGGAGATTTCTGTTGGCGTCACGGTTGAAGTTGGAACCTCGTCTGCCTGCAATTAGTAAGAGTG CCTTCCTGCCAGCCCACAGCCGAAGCAGCAGTCCCCAGACGTCCGTGTGCCTGGAGGCGGAGAGTCGCAGCAGCAGTCGGGGCAGTCTGGAAGAGGTGTCCCAGGTCCAGGGGAGAAGCAAAGACCCTCCCCCTACCACCACTCTGCCCTGTCCCATCACCGGGGCCAAACAGAAGATGCTCCTGGACTATAATGTCTACATGGCCAAATATGTGACTGCACAAGCTCCGCCCAGAAGTCCCACTGGTAAAGACAGCTCTGGCAACAGCCCTGAGAGCAGCCCCAAAGCAACCCAAAAG GAACAGAGAAGTTCAGAAGGCCCTGCAGAACCTGAGGCCTGGGTTAACGCTTTTCTGGGGAGGATCTTCTGGGACTTTCTTGGTGAGAAGTATTGGGCCGATGTCGTCTCCAAAAAGATCCAGATGAAGCTCAGTAAGATCCGA CTGCCCTATGTTATGAATGAGCTGACTCTGACTGAACTAGACATGGGCTGTTCCATCCCAAAGATCCTCCACGCCTCCAAACCCTCTGTGGACCACCAAG GTCTATGGTTTGATTTGGAGATCACTTACGCAGGGTCCTTCCTTATGACGTTGGAAACTAAGATGAACCTAGCTCGTCTGggaaaggagggggaggggcttggaGAGCAAGGCAAAGAATG GTCCAGGCCTAGAACCTACTGTTTAGCTGACAGTGACGAGGAATCCTCAAGTGCTGGCTCATCAGACGAAGAAGAGCCGCCCGAGCTGCTCAGTGACAAAACCATTTTACCTGGAGGCGAGGG ATACGTGGGAGGGCACCGGCCGAGTAAGATCATGCGCTTTGTGGACAAAATTGCCAAGTCAAAATACTTTCAGAAAGCTACAGAAACAGAATTCATCAAGaagaagatggaggaggtgTCCAATACGCCTCTGCTGCTCACTGTGGAGGTTCAGGAGTGCAAGGGGACCTTGGCTGTCAACATCCCGCCCCCTCCCACGGACAGAATATG GTATGGTTTCCGGACTCCACCTCACCTGGAACTTAAAGCACGGCCTAAACTGGGTGAAAGAGAGGTTACCTTGGGACATGTAACTGACTGGATTgagaaaaaactaaatcaggaGTTTCAg AAAATCTTTGTGATGCCAAACATGGACGATGTGTGGCTCCCATTAATGCACTCTGCGATGGACACGCGCTCAAATGTCAACCTGGTGACTGTGACAAATGAGGCCTTGAAGGACCCAGAACTGTCTGAATCTGAGGTCTCTGAGTTAGAAACGTAA